A stretch of DNA from Candidatus Eisenbacteria bacterium:
CGGCTCGAAGAAATTGTCGGTCGCGTTCGGCCACTCGAGCGGGTTGTACCGACGGTCCTGGTCGGCATCCCCGGTGATCCTGCCGTCCAGATACGCCCGGTCCACCGCGAAGTAGGCCAGGTGGAGCCGCTCGGGCCCGCCGTAGAGGTTCAACCGCGATGTGATCCAGGAGTCGAGGCGCGCCGCGGAGAACGCGTAGGACCAGAGGTCCGACCAGGAGCGCTCGCGGTATCCGTCGCTCCGGACACGCGAATAGCGGCCGGTGAGGACGTACGTGTTGTCGAGGAGCCCGGACTCGTACTGCGCCGAGAATCGCTGGGTGCCGTAGCTGCCGCCCCCGGCCTCGAGGGAGATCCGCCGCTCCATGGGCACCTTCAAGGTCTCCACGTTGATCGCGCCGCCCACGGAGCTCGCGCCGTAGAGCGCGCTTCCCACGCCACGCTGCACCTGAACGGATTGGGCGCTCGCAAGCAAATCCGGGTGATCCACCCAGTAGACCTCGTGCGTCTGCGGATCGTTCAGGGGAATGCCGTTGATCGTGACCGCGACGCGCCGCTGCGAGAACCCGCGGATTTTCACGTAGGAGTAGCCGATTCCGTTCCCGGCGTCGGAGTACGCATAGGTTCCCGGAGTCTCGGCGAGGAGCATCGGCACGTCCTGGGCCCAGTAGCGCTCCTCGATGTCGGGCCGCTCCAGCTCGGTGAACGCGGTCGGAGTCTCGCGCTCCGTGGCGCGCGTGGTCGTGACTTCGAGCTGCGGACCCGGGAGCGCCATGGATTCCATCTCGATGACGAGAACCGGCGAAGTCCCGCTCACGGTTGGGTTCATGCGGAGCGTGACGTAGCCGAGGCGCGAGACCTCGACCTCGTGAACGCCGGGAACTCTCCCCTCGAAGCGGAACTCCCCGTTCGCGTCGGTGACCGTGTCCGCGCGAGGCTGCGTGCGGAGCGTGACGCGAGCTTGCGGTACGGACTGTCCTGTCGCGGCATCCACGACCTTGCCGTGGAGCGAGACGCGTGGCACGGGAGGGGGCATCGCTTCGGGCTGTGCCGCGGGCGGGTTCTGTGCCTGCGCGAGTGAGGAGCCTGGAAACGCCAGCAGGAGCGCGACGGCGACGGCGAGCGGCAGTCGTGATGCCATGTGGACGAGCCTCCAAAGAGATCCGGCCGCGTCCAGGAGAGAACGCGGCCAGGCGGAAGACTCGTCTGTGTCCGTTTCCCTACGCTGGAATGATCCAGATCAGGTTCTTAGGGTGTGATCTCAGGCCGGTGTTTTTCCGGCCACCCCTAACGGTCGTTTCTAGGATGGCTCGCGGCCCCAGCGCTGTCAAGAGCCACTCGGAAGGGCGCGACGTTCGAGTCCTTGAACTACGAGTGCATCGCTGTACTATGAGAAGCCTCTCCAGGGTCTACCGTTCACGTTGCAACGCGCGTCGGACTCCCACTAGGAGGGCTTATGGACCCCACCCGCCGCAAACTCCGCCTGAAGAAACAAACGCTGCGCAGTCTTCACCCCACGAGTGCAGCCCTGGTACATGGCGGAGGTGAACGGAAGGACCAAATCCTCTCCGAAGCAGGGACCTGCGGCTCCTGCGCCGGAACCTGCGAGGACTGCGAACCGACGGCTCAAGCGGGGTGCGGAGCGACGGATTCTTGTTACTGCACCGTCGAGACCGGTTGCAACACGGAATGCGGCACCTCTTGCGTGGAGTACTGCTCGGTTTACTTCGAGTCACAGTGTGTTTGGTGCTGAAAAGCTCAGACCCGGAACGAGCCCCTGGGGCGAGCCTCAGGGGCTCCTCTTTACTGCGTCGCGAACGCCGCCGGCTCGGACGACTCCATCGCGCCATCCGGCATGATGACCGTCAGCTTCCAGTGGTAGACCGTCTGCGGCGTCAGGAGGGGCCGCAGCTCGGGCGGGACCACCCACGTGGTCGTCGAGAGCACGGGACTCGAGAAGAGCGAGTCGTCCTCGGCGCTCAGGATCGAGATGCGGTAGCCGCTCGCACCTTCCACGTCCTTCCACTCGAGGCGGATGCGATCGGGTTCGGATCGTACGGAGCGCATCTCGTAGAGGATCGGCCCCTGGTCCGGAACCCTGGGGGCGTGCTCTCCGGTGTGGGCCGAGCGGGGTGGCTGGAAGCCGAGGTAGAGCCCCACCGCCAGGACGACCAGCGTCAGCGCTCCGATGATGAGAACGGATCGTGCTTCCCGGTGGTTTGCCATGCTTCCCCTCACGATGTTAGGCTCGGCTCGACGCCGGCCACCCGATGCGAGGCCCGACCGCGCAGGACATGACACACGCGCCTCGGCCTCACCATACCACCGACTCGATTCCCTCACGATGCCGAACGCCGTCATCCTCGCGAACGGAACGCCGCCGAGCCGCGCGATCCTGAAGGACGCGCTCGCCCGCGCCACGCTCTTCGTCTGCGCGGACGGCGGGTCGGACGTCGCGAGGCGCTACGGAGAGATCCCTCACGCCATCGTCGGCGACCTCGACTCCATCTCCGAGGAGTCGCTCGCGGTCTTCCGCGAGATCCCGATCGTCCCCAATCCCGACACGGAGCACACCGACACCGAGAAGGCGGTCGAATGGGTCCTTGCCCGCAGGACCTTCGACGAGATCACGCTGCTCGGCGCGAGCGCGGGGCGCATCGACCACGTGCTCGGACATCTCTCGCTCTTGCGCCGCTATCAGGGCCGCGCCCGGATCGTCCTCGAGGACGACCACGCGCGCGCCTGGCTCGCGCGTGCCGGCGAGGTGCGAATCGACGAGCCTGCCGGCACGGTCGTTTCGTTCTTCGCGGTCGGCGCCCCGGCCGAGGACGTCACCACGGTCAATCTCCGGTATCCGCTCGCGAACCGCCGGATCGAGCTGGGCGCGCAGGACTCCATCTCGAACGTCGTCGAGACCTCGCCCGCCGCGATCCGCATCGGTGCGGGCGAGTTGATCGTGATCGTGGTCCGTCAGGGAGCGGCAGCTCCCTCCTGAGATCCGTCGGGCGACGCCTCGCCCGCCACGGCCCCCGCGCGGGTCAGCGTCACGGTGACCGTGGTCCCCTTCCCCACGCCATCGCTGTCGAGGCACACCGATCCGCCCATCCTCTCGACAAGCTCCTTCACGATCGCGAGACCGAGCCCCGTTCCCCCGAACTTGCGCGTCGTGGAGGCATCGCCCTGCGAGAACTGCCGGAAGAGGAGCTGCCTCCTCTCGGGCGCCACGCCGATACCCGTGTCGCGGATCACGATGCAGACGTAGGGCGAGCCGGGTGCCGTCTGCAAGCTGACCCGCACCTCTCCCTCCGATGTGAACTTGATCGCGTTTCCGATGATGTTGACGAGGATCTGCCGGAGGCGTGCGTCGTCCGCGCGCACCAGGAGATCTCGTGGAAACGGCTCCATCACGAAGTCGACCTTCTTCTCGGCCGACTGGACGCCGAGCGTGCTCCCCACCTCCTCCATCAGCGTACCGAGCGCGACGTCCTGCATGTCGACCTGGAGCCTCCCCGCCTGGATCCGGGCGAGATCGAGCACGTCGTTGATCAGGTTGAGGAGGTGCTTCCCGCTCCGGAGCGCGAGACCCAGGAGCTCCTTCTTCTCCTCCTCGCTCTGACAGAGATCGTCCAGCACCAGGTTCAGGAAGCCGATGATCGAGTTCAGTGGCGTGCGCAGCTCGTGGGACGTGTTCGCGAGGAACTCGTTCTTGAGCCGGTCCGCGTGGATCAGCTCCTCCACGTACTCGAGGAGCTGGGCGTTCTTCTGCTCGAGCAGCGACTGCTGTTGCCGGATCGACTCGAGGAGACGCAGGTTCTGGAGCGCCGTTCCCACCTGATAGCTCACGGTGCGGAAGATCTCGGAGTTTCGCGCCCCCAGCTTCTCCCCTTCCACACTCAGGATCGAGATCACGCCGACCACCTCGTCCCGAGCCAGGAGCGGGGCATGCACGACGGTCGCGATGCTCCGGTCGAGAAGCTCGGACTCGGAGACCTGCTCCCGCGTCTCGATCGCACGGAGGAGCGCGGGGTTCACGGCGTCGGGGATCATCAGAGGCGAGAGACGCAGCGACGAGTCGATGTGCGTGGCCTCGCCGGCAAGGCCGACGCGGGAGTGCTCCGCGTCGTATCGGTGGATCCAGCACGCGTCCACCTCGAGCTGCTCCACCACGGCCCGCGCCACGGCGTTCAGCATCTCCTGGGGCTCTCCGCTGCTCCCTGTCGCGACCGCGATCGACGC
This window harbors:
- a CDS encoding TonB-dependent receptor, whose product is MASRLPLAVAVALLLAFPGSSLAQAQNPPAAQPEAMPPPVPRVSLHGKVVDAATGQSVPQARVTLRTQPRADTVTDANGEFRFEGRVPGVHEVEVSRLGYVTLRMNPTVSGTSPVLVIEMESMALPGPQLEVTTTRATERETPTAFTELERPDIEERYWAQDVPMLLAETPGTYAYSDAGNGIGYSYVKIRGFSQRRVAVTINGIPLNDPQTHEVYWVDHPDLLASAQSVQVQRGVGSALYGASSVGGAINVETLKVPMERRISLEAGGGSYGTQRFSAQYESGLLDNTYVLTGRYSRVRSDGYRERSWSDLWSYAFSAARLDSWITSRLNLYGGPERLHLAYFAVDRAYLDGRITGDADQDRRYNPLEWPNATDNFFEP
- a CDS encoding thiamine diphosphokinase, whose translation is MPNAVILANGTPPSRAILKDALARATLFVCADGGSDVARRYGEIPHAIVGDLDSISEESLAVFREIPIVPNPDTEHTDTEKAVEWVLARRTFDEITLLGASAGRIDHVLGHLSLLRRYQGRARIVLEDDHARAWLARAGEVRIDEPAGTVVSFFAVGAPAEDVTTVNLRYPLANRRIELGAQDSISNVVETSPAAIRIGAGELIVIVVRQGAAAPS
- a CDS encoding ATP-binding protein gives rise to the protein MSAPARAASNVAGSTARPADPLGDALLEHFDRAPYGLFLIGADRKIVRVNDAMAQLAGATKVALVGASLRGFLSTDSPFDLEDRLFDEVASTGSWFGQLEVVTAIGDPVPMLVSITPVSEGAGAAAGTADTPDAAEVIRYVVTVVEQGEQRWLETESSRRAAELAAFASIAVATGSSGEPQEMLNAVARAVVEQLEVDACWIHRYDAEHSRVGLAGEATHIDSSLRLSPLMIPDAVNPALLRAIETREQVSESELLDRSIATVVHAPLLARDEVVGVISILSVEGEKLGARNSEIFRTVSYQVGTALQNLRLLESIRQQQSLLEQKNAQLLEYVEELIHADRLKNEFLANTSHELRTPLNSIIGFLNLVLDDLCQSEEEKKELLGLALRSGKHLLNLINDVLDLARIQAGRLQVDMQDVALGTLMEEVGSTLGVQSAEKKVDFVMEPFPRDLLVRADDARLRQILVNIIGNAIKFTSEGEVRVSLQTAPGSPYVCIVIRDTGIGVAPERRQLLFRQFSQGDASTTRKFGGTGLGLAIVKELVERMGGSVCLDSDGVGKGTTVTVTLTRAGAVAGEASPDGSQEGAAAP